Part of the Deltaproteobacteria bacterium genome, GCTGTATAAGGCAGGCCCTCTCCGCTCTCAAGCCTCTTTGCAACTTCCTTCAGCACTGACTGTCTCATGGATTCAATCTCAGCGACCGGCAAAGTGTTCCTGCCTTCCCGGGAAATTCCCTTCGCAATATCGAGATTGACGGCCATTTGAGTATAGACCCGCTGGTAATAGAGGTGACGCAGGCCCGTTATATCATCGGGAAGCAGTTCCGCTGCCCTGTACCTCACACAGTCATGAGCCATATTAGATGCATAATGACCCCATGGAATATAGCTGTCTGCCCTGAGATATTCCCATACGTGTGTCTTGCAGCCGGATGCATATTCGCCGACAATCGGGCTGCTTCCCTGAATCCCTGGAATTAATACCATGGCAAGCTTATAATTATATGGACAGGCCATATTGTTACCAATCACATCAAAGAGTTCCTGGTCAAATAGGACCGGTTTGGGATGGCCCAGTTCGTCATACTCATATTTCACGCCAACCGGGTTCCCGCTGTCGTCAAGCTCAAACTTACATGCCAAATGTGCCATCGCCTTGAGGAGCCTGCTGTCCCTGGATGTCTGGGCCAGGGACAAGAGAACGGGCCTCGGGAGGTCTTTCAGGGAATAAGCCCTTTCGTTCGAACCCTTTAAGCGCCCATTCAACAGGTCTTCCAGTAATGGCGAACGCCTGCCGGACCCCTCGTCGCTTCTCCTGAATCCGAGTCTTTTCGGGTCCTTTGAAAATTGCTCTGCCTGATCATAAAGTATGTATGTGGCACCCCAGAAAGGAAAGGCATTCGGGATCTCATAGACTTTGCCGGCATTGTTGATAACAAGGTCGCCCCTGGGGAAGTTGACCCGGTTATTAATTGCATTGCCGTCTGAATCATGGCCCAGCACGGCCAAAGTTTCAGTCCGCCTGAGGTTTACAACTTTGTAAGATGGCTCGTGAAGGGCACAAATAAAAACCCCTGACGGATCTATGCACGTGCAAAGGATGTCTTGATTCACATTACTCCATCCTCAATAATAAATATTTATGAGTTATTTCCATTGACTCCAGATATCTCTTTATACTTGTACAGTCAAGGTGCAGACGATTATTCCAAGATTATAAACAATTTGCACGAGTAAATCATGTCCTGATCGAATATGTTATAGTTAATCATCGGAGGAGAATTTTGAATGGTGAATTAATAATTTAAAATCTTATAACTTTTTCCTCCATAATTCAAAATTTAGCATTCAGTAACTCAGCATCATAATCTATTAATGTCTGGTATGTAAAAAAACATGATTATTATCGACGGTTCCTATGGAGAGGGAGGGGGCCAGATTCTGAGGAGCTCCCTGGCCCTTTCCATGATCACCGGACAGGCTATTGAAATCCTGAATATTCGTGCCAGGAGGCCGAAGCCCGGCCTTCGTCCACAGCATCTGACTTGTGTAAAAGCGGCTGCCTCGGTATGTGGAGCCCGGCTGGAAGGAGCTGAGTTCGGTTCGCAGCGCCTGGTATTTATCCCGGGTAAAGTAAAACCGGGTAATTATAGCTTTGCCGTAGGTACCGCCGGCTCTGTCATGCTGGTTTTTCAGACCGTACTTCTTCCTCTGGCCCTTTCCCCCGGCCCTTCTGAGATTACTTTTACAGGCGGCACCCATGTCCCGTGGAGTCCGTGCTTTCACTATATTGACCTTGTATTTAGGCCTGCCGTATCTGCCATGGGAATATTATTTGAAATGGAGCTTGAGAGATGGGGTTACTACCCAAAAGGAGAGGGGATAGTAAGGACAAGAATTCTGCCGTCAGAGGGTCTCGGTTCCTTCAGGCCGGTTCCCCGGAGAGGAGAAAGAGTCTGCGTTAAGGCCATTTCGGCCACGGCCTGCCTGCCTGGCCACGTCAGGAAAAGGCAGTCCGCACGAGTAAAATCTGTTTTGGAGGGCAGAGAAATCGAGGTAGATGTAGAAGAAATGGAGGGATCTGCCATGTGCCCGGGCAGCCTCCTGTTCTGCTGGATATCCGGTCAGGGGAGATATGGTGGTTTCACCGGGCTGGGCGCAAGAGGCAAGCCTGCCGAGAAGGTTGCTGATGAAGCGGTTTCCGGACTATTGGCCTTTCTGGACAGTGGCGCAGCCTGCGACAAATACCTTTCTGATCAAATACTGCTCCCGGCAGTGCTTGCACGTGGAGAGAGTCAATGGTCCACAAACTCTATAAGCAATCACCTTCTCACAAACATATGGGTGACCGGACGCTTTGGGCTCGGCAAGGTGAAGCTGCTGGAAGAAGACGGGAAATCCGGCTTGATCAAATGTTACGGAACCGATTAAGACATCCTGGAAATTTGCAATCCGTTGTAATCATCGGTATCCGGCGTCAGTCGGCCTTTGCCGCCATTACGGAACGATAGGATCAAGAGGAGATGTAAATATCCGGTGAACCCGTTATATCCTGCCTTGAAGCGGTTGCCTTTTTCCGGGTTTCAAAGCTCACTCATCGCGGACCGGAGAGGCAGTGCAATCCGGCCCGCGATCGAAACCCTGCAAAAGGCAAACCGCTCCTGCGGCAGGGCGCGGATGGCAACCGTTCACAGGAAGGGGATATTTCTTTGAACAGTTTATAACGGAAGCCCCCGTAGTTTTCTCGGCTTTTGCTGTGGGGGAAACTGCATCGCCTTAAGCGCAGCGTAGGGCGAATGCAGAGGGGGCAGGACATCCCCCATGTCAAAAGCCTTAAGAAAACAAGGGGCTGAAGTGTGAAGTGAAAAGAAATATCCCCTTCCGTGAACGGTTATGTAGGGTCACGGGTTCACCGGATATTTACAAGGAGATAAAAATTTGGCCATGAATCTACCCTATGTCACAGGAAGGCCCTATCCTCTGGATGCAGCAAGTATTTTAAAAGGCCTTACTGATATAGAATGCTTTGTATTTCTTGAAACTTCAAGGGTTGCCGGAGAAGAGAATACCTCATACCTATTTTTAAATCCAATAAAAATCCTTACTGCATACGGCCCTGATGATCTGGAGCCTCTTTACAAATCCATGGAGACGGCCATTGACAGAGGATACTATCTGGCCGGATGGTGGGCCTATGAATGGGGATATGCCCTTGAGCCCAAATTATATCACCTCCTGGACGCGCTCAGACCCAAGGCCCCCCTGGTATGGCTCGGTGTGTTTGAGAACCCGAAGATATGGATTCATAAGCCCGACGCCCCTTTTTGCCCTTTAAAAAATATTCCGGATATCCGGAAGAAATTAGGACCTCTGAAACTGGAGGTAGAAAAAGAACGATACATCAGGGCTATAGACTGTATAAAGGACTATATAGCCGGCGGTCATACCTATCAGGTCAACTATACCTTAAGGGGAAGGTTTGACTACACCGGTCTTCCATCTGATCTCTATCTGTCGCTCAGGGCCCGGCAGTCTGTTTCTTACGGGGCGGTGATACGCAACAGGAAAAAATGGCTCCTTTCCCTCTCCCCGGAACTTTTCTTTCGCCTGGAAGGGCGAAAGATCTGGTCCAAACCCATGAAGGGCACATTAAAGAGAGGAAGGACAATAGACGAAGATCGTGAACTGGCTCGTTTTCTGGCCAATGATCCCAAGAACCGGGCAGAAAACATCATGATTGTTGATCTGCTTCGAAACGATATAGGGAGGCTCTCTCTCCCCGGAACGGTCCGGGTACCGGAGATCTTTACCGTTGAGCGCTATGAAACCCTCTTTCAAATGACATCCAGGATAGAGGGAGAAATTCGCCCGGGCACATCCTGGCATGAGATCTTTAAGGCCCTGTTTCCGTGCGGATCTGTGACCGGTGCACCAAAGATCCGGACAATGGAGATCATCTCCGAGATCGAGTCCTCTCCAAGGGGCGTATATACCGGTGCCATAGGATTCATTTCACCCCGCAGAAGGGCGGTGCTGAATGTGGCCATCAGGACAGTGGTCCTGGACGGAGAATCAGGAGAGCTCGGGATAGGAAGCGGGATAACAATAGATTCAGATCCTGCAAGAGAATACGATGAGTGCAGACTTAAGGCCAGATTCCTGACAGATCCTCTTTACTTTCCCCATCTTGAAAAGGGTGAAACAAGGAAGGATTTTTCCCTTATAGAGACCATGAGGTGGGACCCTGTAAGGAGAGAGCAGGAAGTCACAGAGGGCTACTTCCTGCTGGAAAGGCATCTTGAAAGGCTCTCGCAATCCGCTCATTATTTCGCCTTTTACCTGGACCTGAAAAAGGTGAGAAGGGAGCTGGCTGAATTCGCAAGAGGCCTCTACCCTGAAAGAAGACCCCATCGGGTCCGCATGTTGTTGGGAAGAGACGGTTCTTTGACTGTTTCAGCCTCTGCTCTATCCATGCAGGAAAAGCAGGTCTATTTTGACCTGTCTGCAAAGGCAGTCGACTCTCAAGACCCTTTTTTATATCACAAAACCACATACAGGCCTCTGTTCACTGAAGAATACCAAAGGGCCAAGACCCGCGGTCTCTTCGACTGCGTGTTTGTAAACGAGCGCGGCGAGCTTACTGAAGGTTCTATCAGCAATATATTTCTGGAAATTAATGGCGGACTCGTCACCCCTCCGGTATCAAGCGGGCTCCTGAACGGCACCTTTCGCCAGGAACTTGTGGAGCAAGGCCGTGCCAGTGAGCATGTGCTCTATCCGGATGACATGAATAAGGCCACAGCGATATATTTGGGGAACTCGGTACGCGGGCTCTTGAGAGCAAGCTGCAAATGAAGGTTCAAAGGTTCGGGGTTGCTTTGATAACCCTTAACCTTTGAACCATGAATCCCTGAACAGTCACAGCTACAGTAAAATGCTCTCCCCTGGCCTCATCTCCACTAACTGAGTATCAACTTGCTGGGATACCAGTTCCCTGCCGAATTCCTCTACAGTGCCCGTAAGAGCAGGGAAAGAACCATAGTGCATCGGGACAACTTTTTTTGGCCTGAGGAATTTGCAGGCACAGGCCGCTTCTCTGGGTCCCATGGTATAATGGTTTCCTATGGGGACCATGGCAATCTCGGGCCGATACATTCCCCCTATCAGGGCCATATCACCAAACAGGCCGGTGTCTCCTGCATGGTAGAGAACGAGTCCGTCTTCAAGGCGGATCACAAAGCCTGCGGCCTCTCCGCCGTAAAGGATCTCGTTGCCTTCCTGGATCGAGGAACTGTGAAGCGCTGATACCATGGTGATCGCGACTCCCTTTGTAATATAAGTTCCTCCGATAT contains:
- a CDS encoding RNA 3'-phosphate cyclase, translating into MIIIDGSYGEGGGQILRSSLALSMITGQAIEILNIRARRPKPGLRPQHLTCVKAAASVCGARLEGAEFGSQRLVFIPGKVKPGNYSFAVGTAGSVMLVFQTVLLPLALSPGPSEITFTGGTHVPWSPCFHYIDLVFRPAVSAMGILFEMELERWGYYPKGEGIVRTRILPSEGLGSFRPVPRRGERVCVKAISATACLPGHVRKRQSARVKSVLEGREIEVDVEEMEGSAMCPGSLLFCWISGQGRYGGFTGLGARGKPAEKVADEAVSGLLAFLDSGAACDKYLSDQILLPAVLARGESQWSTNSISNHLLTNIWVTGRFGLGKVKLLEEDGKSGLIKCYGTD
- the pabB gene encoding aminodeoxychorismate synthase, component I, translated to MNLPYVTGRPYPLDAASILKGLTDIECFVFLETSRVAGEENTSYLFLNPIKILTAYGPDDLEPLYKSMETAIDRGYYLAGWWAYEWGYALEPKLYHLLDALRPKAPLVWLGVFENPKIWIHKPDAPFCPLKNIPDIRKKLGPLKLEVEKERYIRAIDCIKDYIAGGHTYQVNYTLRGRFDYTGLPSDLYLSLRARQSVSYGAVIRNRKKWLLSLSPELFFRLEGRKIWSKPMKGTLKRGRTIDEDRELARFLANDPKNRAENIMIVDLLRNDIGRLSLPGTVRVPEIFTVERYETLFQMTSRIEGEIRPGTSWHEIFKALFPCGSVTGAPKIRTMEIISEIESSPRGVYTGAIGFISPRRRAVLNVAIRTVVLDGESGELGIGSGITIDSDPAREYDECRLKARFLTDPLYFPHLEKGETRKDFSLIETMRWDPVRREQEVTEGYFLLERHLERLSQSAHYFAFYLDLKKVRRELAEFARGLYPERRPHRVRMLLGRDGSLTVSASALSMQEKQVYFDLSAKAVDSQDPFLYHKTTYRPLFTEEYQRAKTRGLFDCVFVNERGELTEGSISNIFLEINGGLVTPPVSSGLLNGTFRQELVEQGRASEHVLYPDDMNKATAIYLGNSVRGLLRASCK
- a CDS encoding metal-dependent hydrolase gives rise to the protein MSHKLSFFGHSAFRIVTEQDLKIWIDPWLDNPQAADKPDSLDADLILITHAHEDHMGNCQAMARSSSTEVVAIHEIQQYLLIRGIPNVTGMNIGGTYITKGVAITMVSALHSSSIQEGNEILYGGEAAGFVIRLEDGLVLYHAGDTGLFGDMALIGGMYRPEIAMVPIGNHYTMGPREAACACKFLRPKKVVPMHYGSFPALTGTVEEFGRELVSQQVDTQLVEMRPGESILL